From the genome of Streptomyces sp. NBC_01341, one region includes:
- the trpM gene encoding tryptophan biosynthesis modulator TrpM, which yields MTRPVPAARILPGPRPAGASARDPHAPPARGCRPPVSLRHPQPRRCAPPFWHRGCRAPARRVHGRRVRYVIGDEPGQVNGMRWRTGSAQ from the coding sequence CTGACCCGACCCGTGCCCGCCGCCCGCATCCTGCCGGGCCCGCGCCCCGCCGGGGCGAGCGCCCGGGACCCGCACGCGCCGCCGGCGCGCGGCTGCCGCCCACCCGTCTCCCTCCGCCACCCTCAACCGAGGCGCTGCGCGCCGCCCTTCTGGCACCGAGGCTGCCGCGCCCCCGCCCGGCGTGTGCACGGGCGGCGCGTGCGGTACGTCATCGGCGACGAGCCCGGACAGGTCAACGGCATGCGATGGCGCACGGGGTCCGCGCAGTAG
- the trpB gene encoding tryptophan synthase subunit beta gives MSSDFFIPDPEGLIPSAEGYFGAFGGKFIPEALVAAVDEVAVEYDKAKADPAFAAELNALMVDYTGRPSALTEVARFAEHAGGARVFLKREDLNHTGSHKINNVLGQALLTKRMGKTRIIAETGAGQHGVATATACALFGLDCTIYMGEIDTERQALNVARMRMLGAEVVAVKSGSRTLKDAINEAFRDWVANVDRTHYLFGTVAGPHPFPAMVRDFHRVIGVEARRQILERAGRLPDAAVACVGGGSNAIGLFHAFIPDTDVRLIGCEPAGHGVETGEHAATLTAGEPGILHGSRSYVLQDEEGQITEPYSISAGLDYPGIGPEHAYLKDVGRGEYRAVTDAAAMQALRLLSRTEGIIPAIESAHALAGALEIGRELGEDGLILINLSGRGDKDMDTAARYFGLYDGADAVVEADVADGEVEVTK, from the coding sequence ATGTCGTCCGACTTCTTCATTCCGGACCCCGAGGGTCTGATCCCCAGCGCCGAGGGGTATTTCGGCGCGTTCGGTGGCAAGTTCATCCCGGAGGCGCTGGTCGCAGCCGTGGACGAGGTCGCCGTCGAATACGACAAGGCCAAGGCCGACCCGGCCTTCGCCGCCGAGCTCAACGCGCTCATGGTCGACTACACCGGCCGGCCCAGCGCACTGACCGAGGTCGCGCGCTTCGCCGAGCACGCCGGGGGAGCCCGCGTCTTCCTCAAGCGCGAGGACCTCAACCACACCGGTTCGCACAAGATCAACAACGTGCTCGGCCAGGCGCTCCTCACCAAGCGCATGGGCAAGACCCGCATCATCGCGGAGACCGGGGCCGGCCAGCACGGGGTCGCCACGGCGACCGCATGCGCGCTCTTCGGCCTGGACTGCACCATCTACATGGGCGAGATCGACACCGAGCGGCAGGCGCTGAACGTGGCGCGGATGCGGATGCTCGGTGCCGAGGTCGTGGCCGTGAAGTCCGGCTCCCGGACGCTGAAGGACGCCATCAACGAGGCGTTCCGCGACTGGGTCGCCAACGTGGACCGCACCCACTACCTCTTCGGCACGGTCGCCGGGCCGCACCCCTTCCCCGCGATGGTCCGCGACTTCCACCGGGTCATCGGCGTCGAGGCCCGGCGCCAGATCCTGGAGCGCGCGGGCAGGCTGCCGGACGCCGCGGTCGCGTGCGTCGGCGGCGGGTCCAACGCCATCGGCCTCTTCCACGCGTTCATCCCGGACACCGACGTCCGGCTGATCGGCTGCGAACCCGCCGGACACGGTGTGGAGACCGGAGAGCACGCGGCGACCCTCACCGCGGGCGAGCCGGGCATCCTGCACGGCTCACGGTCGTACGTCCTCCAGGACGAGGAGGGCCAGATCACCGAGCCCTACTCGATCTCGGCCGGCCTCGACTACCCGGGCATCGGCCCCGAGCACGCCTACCTCAAGGACGTCGGCCGCGGTGAGTACCGCGCGGTCACCGACGCCGCCGCCATGCAGGCGCTGCGCCTCCTCTCCCGTACCGAGGGGATCATCCCGGCCATCGAGAGCGCGCACGCGCTGGCCGGCGCCCTGGAGATCGGGCGCGAGCTCGGTGAGGACGGACTGATCCTGATCAACCTGTCCGGACGCGGCGACAAGGACATGGACACGGCCGCGCGCTACTTCGGCCTGTACGACGGTGCCGACGCGG